Genomic segment of Peribacillus frigoritolerans:
GGATGAAATCAATAAAGAATACGGGGAAATACGTGCTGCAGCTTTTAAAATGGATGTTACCAGTGAAGAGCAGGTACAGATTGCCTTTGAGAAATCAGCTCTTACATTTGGGGGAATTGATATTATCGTCAACAATGCCGGCCTTGCCACATCCAGCCCGTTTGATGAAACAACCTTAAAAGAATGGAACCTAAACATGAATGTACTGGGGACGGGCTATTTCCTTGTAGCACGTGAAGCTTTTAAGCAAATGAAACAACAGGGAACAGGAGGAAATATGGTATTTGTCGGATCGAAAAACTCTGTTTACGCTGGAAAAAATGCTTCTGCTTACAGTTCAGTCAAAGCCCTTGAAACACATTTAGCACGTTGCATTGCAGTGGAAGGCGGGGATTTCGGAATCCGTGTTAATTCTGTTTTGCCAGACGCCGTATTACAGGGATCTTCCATTTGGGGATCGGGTTGGCGTCAAGAGCGTGCCGCTGCATACGGAATAGAGCCAGACCAGCTTGAAGATCATTACAAAAAACGTACGACATTGCTAGTAAATATATTCCCGGAAGACATTGCTGAGTCCATAGCGTTTTTCGCTTCATCAAAAGCAGACAAAACAACGGGTTGCATGGTCACTGTAGACGGCGGTGTACCTGGAGCTTTTAATCGCTGAATAGGTTTTGCCTGTTTTCTTGGATTTTGTTGCTTTAAGTGGAGGGTTTGTCAAAGGCGAAATCAATCTATCCAAAAATAATAGATTAAGTATGTACTGCCCATTGTGATAAGTGAAGAATATATGATTTGGAAAAGGTAGTAGGAATCATGGAGTGAACTATTCAATCCGTTAAAAAGGATGGGACGATATGACAATTAAAGAACAGTACGAAGCGGCGAAACAAGCGTATGCGAATTGGGGAATTGATGTGGATGCGGCACTCGAAACTCTGAAAAAAGTGCCTATTTCGATACATTGCTGGCAGGGTGATGATATTGGTGGATTTGAAGTGAACAAAAGTGAATTATCGGGCGGAATTGATGTGACGGGGAATTATCCAGGAAAAGCCACTACGCCGGAAGAGCTACGCATGGATCTTGAAAAAGCGTTATCGCTTATTCCGGGGAAACATCGCGTCAATTTGCATGCCATTTATGCGGAAACAAATGGAGAAGCAGTCGAACGCGATCAGCTTGAGCCAAAGCACTTCGAAAACTGGTTGAATTGGGCTAAAGAAAACGGTCTTGGTTTGGATTTTAACCCGACACTATTTTCCCATGAAAAAGCAGCAGACGGCTTGACACTTTCTCATCCAGATGAAGAAATACGTGAATTCTGGATAGATCATTGCATCGCCAGCCGAAAAATCGGAGAGTACTTTGGTCGTGAACTCGGCATGCCCTGCTTAACAAATATATGGATTCCAGACGGCTACAAAGATATTCCAAGCGACCGTTTGACACCGAGAAAGAGATTAAAAGAATCCCTTGATCGAATTTTTACGGCAGAAGTGGATGAAACATGTAATTGGGATGCAGTGGAAAGTAAAGTATTCGGTATCGGTTCCGAGTCTTATGTCGTAGGATCGCATGAATTCTACCTTGGCTACGCACTGAAAAATAACAAAATTTGCTTAGTGGATACAGGTCATTATCATCCGACTGAAACAGTATCGAACAAAATTTCTTCGATGCTATTATACAGTGATAAACTGGCACTTCATGTTTCGCGCCCGGTTCGATGGGACAGTGACCACGTCGTAATTTTAGACGATGAGCTTCGTGAAATTGCGCTTGAAATTGTTCGCAATGATGCATTAAACCAGGTGATCATTGGTCTTGATTTCTTTGATGCCAGCATTAACCGTGTTGCTGCCTGGACGATTGGTACGCGTAATATGATTAAAGCCCTCTTATATGCCTTACTTGTACCGAACGATCATTTGAAAGAACTGCAAGAAAAAGGGGATTTTACTGAGCGACTGGCATTAATGGAGGAATTTAAAACCTATCCATTTGGTGCAATTTGGGATTATTATTGTGAGAAAATGAATGTACCGGTAAAGGAAAGTTGGCTGACGCAAGTGAAAGAATATGAACGTGATGTTTTAGCAAAACGTTAAATTAAGGTTATCCTGAATCGGCAAACCGATGTGTGACTAATTCCGCTGAATTAATATGGGTCTATCGATTCGTCCCGAATGATTGGTCTGGAAATTCCGAAGTATAACGAAGAGATGGAGAAAAAGTAAAAAAGTTTTTGTTTTAAATTAGAAAATTAATATAGTTAAAAGGAAAACTTATTAGAAAGGTAATTCCTTTATAAAATATACCTATAACGATCTATGACACAGGTCTTTCTATGGGTATATTTTATTTTTTGATTGCACGTTAATGAATAGACATGAAAGCTAGTCAATTTGTACTCGAAATGTTAAATCAGGAATGAGAGTATCGTACACCATATTGATTTAATCTGTTGAAAATTAGACTGATGACTGAAGAAGAATCGTTAATGTAATGACGTAGACTGCTTTGTAATTTTCCAATACAACTAAAAATGAAACACTATGAGCAAGTGAAACTATATAAAAATATTATTTGAATTTTAAAAATGTTTGTAAAATTTGAATTGACAAACCTTTCAAAAACAGTAAAAATCAATAATAAAAAGAAAAAAATGATGGGGTTCAATTGTACAATAGAGGTATTTTTAATACATATAAAAGAGAATGAGAAAGGCCTTCACTCTTGATGCTAAAATACGATTTTTCCAGTTTCCATTGCGCTATTCGTGTAATTTAGTAGATGAACAAAACAGAGAAGGTCATGGCTGGACAATAAATTGTAGGGAAACCTGAAAGTATATAAAGGTTTCCTATTTTAGTAAAGAAAGTAAGGTTTTACTCCCGGAAAGATCTATCATTTATGAAACCGTTTTCTTAGAAAGAAGCAGCGGTAAATGTAACCGGATGATAAAAGCATTTCTTAAGTCATTCCTTCTTAC
This window contains:
- the rhaA gene encoding L-rhamnose isomerase, translated to MTIKEQYEAAKQAYANWGIDVDAALETLKKVPISIHCWQGDDIGGFEVNKSELSGGIDVTGNYPGKATTPEELRMDLEKALSLIPGKHRVNLHAIYAETNGEAVERDQLEPKHFENWLNWAKENGLGLDFNPTLFSHEKAADGLTLSHPDEEIREFWIDHCIASRKIGEYFGRELGMPCLTNIWIPDGYKDIPSDRLTPRKRLKESLDRIFTAEVDETCNWDAVESKVFGIGSESYVVGSHEFYLGYALKNNKICLVDTGHYHPTETVSNKISSMLLYSDKLALHVSRPVRWDSDHVVILDDELREIALEIVRNDALNQVIIGLDFFDASINRVAAWTIGTRNMIKALLYALLVPNDHLKELQEKGDFTERLALMEEFKTYPFGAIWDYYCEKMNVPVKESWLTQVKEYERDVLAKR